A single genomic interval of Apteryx mantelli isolate bAptMan1 chromosome 19, bAptMan1.hap1, whole genome shotgun sequence harbors:
- the PSMD12 gene encoding 26S proteasome non-ATPase regulatory subunit 12 has translation MAEGGAERADGRIVKMEVDYSATVDQRLPECERLAQEGRLQEVIENLLSLEKQTRTASDMVSTSRILVAIVKMCYEAKDWDALNENIILLSKRRSQLKQAVAKMVQQCCTYVEEITDLPVKLRLIDTLRMVTEGKIYVEIERARLTKTLATIKEQNGEVKEAASILQELQVETYGSMEKKERVEFILEQMRLCLAVKDYIRTQIISKKINTKFFQEENTEKLKLKYYNLMIQLDQHEGSYLSICKHYRAIYDTPCIQAESEKWQQALKSVVLYVILSPYDNEQSDLVHRISSDKKLEEIPKYKDLLKLFTTMELMRWTALVEEYGKELREGSLDSPATDVFGCTEEGEKRWKDLKNRVVEHNIRIMAKYYTRITMKRMAQLLDLSVDESEEFLSNLVVNKTIFAKVDRLAGIINFQRPKDPNNILNDWSHKLNSLMALVNKTTHLIAKEEMIHNLQ, from the exons atggcggagggcggcgcggagcgggccgACGGCCGTATCGTGAAAATGGAGGTGGATTACAGCGCGACGGTGGACCAGCGGCTGCCCGAGTGCGAGCGGCTGGCGCAG GAAGGAAGACTTCAAGAAGTAATCGAAAACCTTCTCTCCTTGGAAAAACAAACACGAACA gcatctgacatggtttCCACATCCCGTATCTTAGTTGCTATAGTGAAAATGTGTTATGAAGCTAAAGACTGGGATGctcttaatgaaaatattattctTCTGTCAAAGAGAAGAAGTCAGTTAAAACAG GCAGTTGCTAAAATGGTCCAGCAGTGCTGCACTTATGTTGAAGAAATCACAGACCTACCAGTCAAACTACGCTTAATTGACACGTTGCGTATGGTTACAGAAGGAAAA ATATATGTGGAAATTGAACGTGCTCGCCTGACAAAGACACTTGCAACAATAAAAGAACAGAATGGTGAAGTGAAAGAGGCTGCCTCTATTTTGCAAGAATTGCAG GTGGAAACCTATGGttcaatggaaaaaaaggaacGTGTAGAATTTATTTTGGAGCAGATGAGACTCTGTTTAGCTGTAAAAGACTATATTCGGACTCAAATTATCAGCAAAAAAATTAATACCAAATTTTTCCAAGAAGAAAACACGGAA AAGCTAAAGTTAAAGTACTACAACTTAATGATACAGCTGGATCAACATGAAGGCTCCTATCTCTCCATCTGTAAGCACTACAGAGCCATTTATGATACTCCATGTATCCAGGCTGAAAGTGAAAAGTGGCAGCAG GCACTGAAGAGCGTTGTTCTTTATGTTATCCTTTCACCTTACGACAATGAACAATCTGATTTGGTACACAGAATTAGTAGTGATAAAAAGCTAGAAGAAATCCCTAAGTATAA AGACCTCCTAAAACTATTTACCACCATGGAATTGATGCGATGGACTGCTCTAGTTGAAGAATATGGGAAAGAATTGAGAGAAGGATCCCTTGACAGTCCTGCAACAGATGTCTTCGGATgtacagaggaaggtgaaaagagATGGAAAGATTTAAAGAACAGAGTTGTGGAACAT AATATTAGAATAATGGCTAAATATTATACCAGAATTACAATGAAGAGAATGGCACAGCTCCTGGATCTCTCTGTTGAT GAATCGGAGGAGTTCCTGTCCAACCTAGTAGTTAATAAGACCATCTTTGCTAAAGTAGACAGGCTGGCAGGAATTATCAATTTTCAGAGGCCTAAGGACCCAAACAATATACTCAATGACTGGTCTCACAAGCTCAACTCACTGATGGCCCTAGTTAACAAAACCACACATCTCATTGCCAAAGAGGAGATGATACATAACCTGCAGTAA